A single genomic interval of Lynx canadensis isolate LIC74 chromosome A2, mLynCan4.pri.v2, whole genome shotgun sequence harbors:
- the ADAMTSL5 gene encoding ADAMTS-like protein 5 — protein sequence MGNLRPGDVEWLALGHTERDENRGPERLNDCPASHSQWAQSWGSDPGLLAPPLPRPLCSPPPRPLQNLLLLWTLLNCGLGGSAQGPGEWTPWGSWSRCSSSCGRGVSVRSRRCIWPPGLDTCWGDSHEYRLCHLPDCPPGAIPFRDLQCALYNGHPVLGTQKTYQWVPFYGAPNQCDLHCLAEGHAFYHTFGRVLDGTPCSPGAQGLCVAGRCLSAGCDGLLGSDAREDHCGRCGGANESCLFVQRVFRDSGAFAGYWNVTLIPEGARHIRVAHRSRNHLALIGVDGRHVLNGNWAVSPPGTYEAAGTRVVYTRAAGPEETLRAAGPTSQDLLLQVLLQEPNPGIEFEFWLPRERYGPFQAQAQALGWSLRQPQPREVEPQPAEAPAAPAAGSPRTPPPAPDPCSPCPDARGRAHRLLHYCGGDFVFRARVLSRLQQAQETRYEVRVQLIYKNRSPLRALEYVWALGRCPCPRLDLHREYLLAVQRLISPDGTRDRLLLPHTGYARAWSPAEDSRVRLAARHCPA from the exons atggggaacCTGAGGCCTGGGGATGTGGAGTGGCTGGCCCTTGGCCACACAGAAAG AGACGAGAACAGAGGCCCGGAGAGGTTAAATGACTGCCCCGCATCACACAGCCAGTGGGCACAGAGCTGGGGTTCCGACCCCGGCCTGCTGGCGCCCCCACTGCCGcgccctctctgctcccccccaccccgccccctccagAACCTGCTTCTGCTGTGGACCCTCCTGAACTGTGGTTTAGGGGGCAGTGCCCAG GGTCCAGGTGAGTGGACCCCCTGGGGTTCCTGGAGTCGCTGTTCCAGCTCTTGTGGGCGGGGTGTCTCTGTGCGCAGCCGTCGCTGCATCTG GCCTCCCGGGTTAGACACATGCTGGGGAGACAGCCATGAGTACCGCCTCTGCCATTTGCCG GACTGCCCCCCAGGGGCCATTCCATTCCGAGACCTCCAGTGTGCCCTCTACAATGGCCACCCTGTCCTAGGCACCCAGAAGACTTACCAGTGGGTGCCCTTCTACGGTG CGCCCAACCAGTGCGACCTTCACTGCCTGGCCGAGGGGCACGCCTTCTACCACACCTTCGGCCGCGTCCTGGACGGCACCCCTTGCAGCCCCGGGGCCCAGGGGCTCTGCGTGGCCGGCCGCTGCCTC AGCGCCGGCTGTGACGGTTTGCTGGGCTCGGACGCCCGCGAAGATCACTGCGGCCGCTGCGGCGGCGCCAACGAGTCGTGCCTTTTCGTGCAGCGCGTGTTCCGTGACTCCG GTGCCTTCGCTGGGTACTGGAACGTGACCTTGATCCCCGAGGGCGCCAGGCACATCCGCGTAGCCCACCGGAGCCGCAACCACCTGG CGCTGATAGGGGTCGACGGGCGCCACGTGCTCAACGGGAACTGGGCGGTCAGCCCACCCGGGACCTACGAGGCGGCGGGCACCCGCGTGGTCTACACCCGCGCTGCGGGGCCAGAGGAGACGCTGCGCGCGGCTGGGCCCACCTCCCAAGACCTGCTCCTGCAG GTCCTCCTGCAGGAGCCCAACCCCGGCATCGAGTTCGAGTTCTGGCTCCCTCGGGAGCGCTACGGCCCCTTCCAGGCGCAGGCGCAGGCCCTGGGCTGGTCCCTGCGGCAGCCGCAGCCTCGGGAGGTGGAACCACAACCCGCTGAAGCCCCCGCGGCCCCAGCTGCCGGTTCCCCGAggaccccgccccccgccccag ACCCCTGCTCTCCGTGCCCAGACGCTCGAGGTCGCGCGCACCGGCTGCTGCACTATTGCGGCGGCGACTTCG TGTTCAGGGCCCGAGTGCTGAGCCGCCTCCAACAGGCCCAGGAGACGCGCTATGAGGTTCGCGTGCAGCTCATCTATAAGAACCGCTCGCCACTGCGGGCCCTGGAGTACGTGTGGGCCCTGGGTCGCTGCCCCTGCCCGCGGCTGGACCTCCATCGCGAGTACCTGCTGGCTGTCCAGCGCCTCATCAGCCCTGACGGCACTCGGGACCGGCTGCTGCTGCCCCACACTGGCTACGCCCGAGCGTGGAGCCCTGCCGAGGACAGCCGCGTGCGCCTGGCTGCCCGACACTGCCCGGCCTGA
- the REEP6 gene encoding receptor expression-enhancing protein 6 isoform X1, with the protein MDGLRQRFEHFLEQRNLATEALRALEAKTGVDKRYLATGAATLLSLYLLFGFGASLLCNVIGFVYPAYASIKAIESPSKEDDTVWLTYWVVYGLFGLAEFFSDLLLSWFPFYYAGKCAFLLFCMVPGPWNGAHMLYHRAIRPLFLKHHEAVDSVVRDLGGRALDVAVGITRDAQASVTQPQKDK; encoded by the exons ATGGACGGCCTGCGCCAGCGCTTCGAGCACTTTCTGGAACAAAGGAACTTGGCCACCGAAGCGCTAAGGGCGCTCGAAGCCAAGACAGGTGTCGACAAGCGGTACTTAGCCACGG GAGCCGCCACTCTGCTAAGCCTGTATCTTCTGTTCGGCTTCGGGGCGTCTCTACTGTGCAATGTAATCGGATTTGTGTACCCAGCATATGCTTC aaTCAAAGCTATCGAGAGCCCAAGCAAAGAAGACGACACTGTGTGGCTCACCTACTGGGTGGTGTATGGACTGTTCGGGCTGGCCGAGTTCTTCAGCGATCTACTCCTGTCCTGGTTCCCTTTCTACTACGCGGGCAAG TGCGCCTTCCTGTTGTTCTGCATGGTTCCCGGGCCCTGGAACGGGGCTCACATGCTGTATCATCGCGCGATACGGCCGCTGTTTCTAAAGCACCACGAGGCCGTGGACAGCGTCGTGAGAGACCTCGGCGGGAGAGCCCTGGACGTGGCAGTGGGAATCACCCGGGACG CTCAAGCAAGCGTGACCCAGCCCCAGAAGGACAAGTGA
- the REEP6 gene encoding receptor expression-enhancing protein 6 isoform X2, whose protein sequence is MDGLRQRFEHFLEQRNLATEALRALEAKTGVDKRYLATGAATLLSLYLLFGFGASLLCNVIGFVYPAYASIKAIESPSKEDDTVWLTYWVVYGLFGLAEFFSDLLLSWFPFYYAGKCAFLLFCMVPGPWNGAHMLYHRAIRPLFLKHHEAVDSVVRDLGGRALDVAVGITRDVMQTLARGRALVTPAAALGAQPQASVTQPQKDK, encoded by the exons ATGGACGGCCTGCGCCAGCGCTTCGAGCACTTTCTGGAACAAAGGAACTTGGCCACCGAAGCGCTAAGGGCGCTCGAAGCCAAGACAGGTGTCGACAAGCGGTACTTAGCCACGG GAGCCGCCACTCTGCTAAGCCTGTATCTTCTGTTCGGCTTCGGGGCGTCTCTACTGTGCAATGTAATCGGATTTGTGTACCCAGCATATGCTTC aaTCAAAGCTATCGAGAGCCCAAGCAAAGAAGACGACACTGTGTGGCTCACCTACTGGGTGGTGTATGGACTGTTCGGGCTGGCCGAGTTCTTCAGCGATCTACTCCTGTCCTGGTTCCCTTTCTACTACGCGGGCAAG TGCGCCTTCCTGTTGTTCTGCATGGTTCCCGGGCCCTGGAACGGGGCTCACATGCTGTATCATCGCGCGATACGGCCGCTGTTTCTAAAGCACCACGAGGCCGTGGACAGCGTCGTGAGAGACCTCGGCGGGAGAGCCCTGGACGTGGCAGTGGGAATCACCCGGGACG TCATGCAGACCCTGGCCCGCGGCCGGGCTCTCGTCACCCCCGCCGCTGCCCTTGGAGCCCAGC CTCAAGCAAGCGTGACCCAGCCCCAGAAGGACAAGTGA